The Halanaerobium saccharolyticum subsp. saccharolyticum DSM 6643 genome segment TACAGGTGCTGAACCTAGAAAACTGGGAATTAAAGGTGAAGAAGAATTTAAAGGTAAGGGAGTATCTTACTGTGCAACCTGTGATGCAGATCTTTTTACAGATTTAGATATAGTTGTAGTTGGTAATGGAAACTCAGCTGTTGAAGAATCAATTTATCTGAGTAAATTTGTCAACAAGATTACAATGATAGTCATTCATGATGAAGGGGTAATGGATGCTGAAAAGATTCTGCAGGAAAAAGCAATGGAAAATGAAAAAATTGATTTTGTCTGGAATTCTGTTCTAGAAGAAATCAAGGGGGATGGACTGGTAGAAAAGGCTGTTGTTAAAAATATTAAAAATGGTGAAAAATCTGAGCTTGACTGTTCAGGCGTCTTCTTCTTTGTAGGAAGAGTTCCCAGCACTGACTTTTTAGAAGGTGTTGTTGATTTAACAGAGCATGGTTATGTTGAAACAACAAAACAGATGGAAACAAACCAACCGGGAGTTTATGCAGTTGGTGATGTGAGAAATAAAGTTGTGCGTCAGGTAATAACAGCAGCTGGTGATGGAGCGACTGCAGCTGTAATGGCTCAGGGTTATATTGAAGAAGAAGAATACTGGCAGAATCATGTTGTTGAGGCTGATAAACCAGCTTTAGTAGCTTTCTGGAGTGTTACCGATCAAGAAAGCATGGATCTGGTGAGTCAATTAGAAAATATGGAACTTGAAGACAAGGGCTATAAGTTCTTAAAGATTGATACTTATAAAAACAGACTTATTTCTGGTCGATATGATATTGAAGAAATACCAACAATATTAAAACTTGAAGATGGTAAAGTTGCTTCTAAATTAGTTAAACCCGAAAAAGAAGAGATTGAAGCAATTATATAAAAAATTCTAAGGAGGAATAAAAATGATTGAACTTAACAAAGAAAATTTCGAAGAAGAGGTACTTAATTATGATGGTAAGGTAGTTGTAGACTTTTGGAGTGAAAGTTGTGATGTTTGTCTAGAAATTATGCCTGATGTCAAGGAATTAGCAGAAGAGTTTGCTGATGATTTTAAATTTGCTAAATTAGATATTCAGGGTAATAGAAGACTTGCTATTGGGCAGAAAGTTTTAGGACTTCCTTCAATAGTATTTTATGAAAATGGAGAAAAAGTTGAACATCTTAGTGGTGAAGACTTAGAAGTTGAAGACATTAGAAAAGAATTAGAAGCAAGAGCATAATTGTTGATACTTCTCTACCTCAGATTGCAATAATTTGAGGTAGAGTGTTTTTTTAAAAAAATGGCGATTTTGGTGAAATAATGCCCGAAGATGAGTTTTATGCTTTAATCAAACATGTTGACGTTTTTGATTTAGTAAAGTTAAGCACAGACTTTATTGCAGAGGTTGAGCCTAAGCTTGCAGAACACCCTATTTTAAAAGAAATGGAGATTGAACTGGGTGAAGGCGAAGATGTCTCTGAGTTAGAAGCTCTATTAGAAAATCATGCAGAACCACTTTATTTAGATAATAAATTGGTTGGCTGTGTAAAAAGAGCTCATGAAAGTGATGTCAACCTTAATGCACATACTATTTTAGAGAACTTAGTCGCTAAAGCATCTGCAGTTTTATCAGTGAAAAATTTAGCTGCAAAAAACGATATTGACTTAAATGATGTTGATTATGTACTTGAATGTTCTGAAGAGGCATGTGGAGATATTAATCAACGGGGTGGAGGCAACTTTGCTAAAGCTATAGCAGAAATGGCAGGCTGTGAAAATGCTAATGGTTCAGATGTTAGAAGTTTCTGTGCAGCACCTGCTCATGCTGTTGTTAATGCGGCTGCTTTAGTTCAATCAGGAATTTATGATAATGTTGTAGTTGCAGCCGGTGGATCTGTAGCAAAACTAGGGATGAACGGTAAAGATCACATCAAAAAAGAGATGCCTGTTTTAGAAGATACATTAGGTGGATTTGCAATCTTAATCTCTAAAAATGATG includes the following:
- the trxB gene encoding thioredoxin-disulfide reductase, translated to MSEVYDLIILGGGPAGMASAIYGSRSRLNTLVLEAKRKTGGQPSTYHDMENYPGVPETTASELMENFRSHAEKFGTEFKRGEVKSLEVNGFEKVVKCKKGEEYRAKSVVIATGAEPRKLGIKGEEEFKGKGVSYCATCDADLFTDLDIVVVGNGNSAVEESIYLSKFVNKITMIVIHDEGVMDAEKILQEKAMENEKIDFVWNSVLEEIKGDGLVEKAVVKNIKNGEKSELDCSGVFFFVGRVPSTDFLEGVVDLTEHGYVETTKQMETNQPGVYAVGDVRNKVVRQVITAAGDGATAAVMAQGYIEEEEYWQNHVVEADKPALVAFWSVTDQESMDLVSQLENMELEDKGYKFLKIDTYKNRLISGRYDIEEIPTILKLEDGKVASKLVKPEKEEIEAII
- the trxA gene encoding thioredoxin TrxA yields the protein MIELNKENFEEEVLNYDGKVVVDFWSESCDVCLEIMPDVKELAEEFADDFKFAKLDIQGNRRLAIGQKVLGLPSIVFYENGEKVEHLSGEDLEVEDIRKELEARA